From the Candidatus Cloacimonadaceae bacterium genome, the window ATCTCGATTTCATCAAGCAAGACGGTGACGACACCCACTTTTTCCTGCCAGCTTTCATCAGTTTTATCCACACTGCGATAGACTTCAAACTTTGGCGTTTCACGCAGTTCTGTTATATATGGTTTATAGATACAGTCTCCCGGGGTCTTGGAACCATAGCAGAGCGTGACTTTTCTCAGCTTATCGGAAATTGCTTTTAAGTTGTATAAAAGTGAGCGGATCGGTGCAAATCCACAACCGCCACCCACGATCAAAACCTCTTTATCGTAAAATGCTTCCAAAGGATACCCGCGCCCGTAAGGTCCTCTGATTCCCATATATTGACCAACTTCCATTTTATGCATCGCATCCGTCACATACCCTGCCTTCATGACGGTGATTTCAAGTTGTTTGGTCTCCAATGGCGAAGAGGATGGTGTAAATGGCGCTTCACCAACATTTTCTACCGTAACCTCTATAAATTGACCTGTTTTGAAGGAAAACTCCACTTCAGGAACAAGAACGAAAGTCTTGATCAGGGGAGATTCATC encodes:
- a CDS encoding FAD/NAD(P)-binding protein, with the protein product MQELNIYKPIRAKLIKIIDESPLIKTFVLVPEVEFSFKTGQFIEVTVENVGEAPFTPSSSPLETKQLEITVMKAGYVTDAMHKMEVGQYMGIRGPYGRGYPLEAFYDKEVLIVGGGCGFAPIRSLLYNLKAISDKLRKVTLCYGSKTPGDCIYKPYITELRETPKFEVYRSVDKTDESWQEKVGVVTVLLDEIEIDVANSVTVVCGPPIMMKFATKKLLEMGYPEDKIYLSMEKNMSCGVGKCGHCAMGHYFVCKDGPVFTYDQIKNSPNIWM